One genomic segment of Bdellovibrionales bacterium includes these proteins:
- a CDS encoding PIG-L family deacetylase, with amino-acid sequence MKRKKSDLIITAHPDDETLFFSGLIQSRPRQRPWEVICVTDGNADGMGRRRHRQFLSACKELGVAKAHWWKYPDLYEKRLDVATLIQKLNLVLTPHRVFTHNILGEYGHPHHQDVSLAVHRAFFTKVPVFSSAYNAFPSLRIHLTEKSYQKKARILSTIYASETRRFAHLLPATSSEGFVQVDLKEVEALYSFFCYGKKPKLSDLNVFRWYWSYMKDGSLAQMQRPF; translated from the coding sequence ATGAAAAGAAAAAAATCAGATCTTATCATTACAGCTCATCCCGATGACGAAACTCTATTTTTTTCAGGCCTTATCCAAAGTCGCCCTCGCCAAAGGCCCTGGGAAGTGATCTGCGTAACAGATGGCAATGCCGACGGAATGGGCCGACGCCGTCATCGCCAGTTTTTAAGCGCCTGCAAGGAACTGGGTGTTGCAAAGGCCCATTGGTGGAAATATCCAGATCTCTATGAAAAACGACTAGATGTTGCAACTCTGATTCAAAAACTCAACTTGGTCTTAACTCCCCACAGAGTTTTTACCCACAATATTCTGGGAGAGTACGGACATCCTCACCATCAAGACGTCTCTCTTGCGGTTCACCGGGCATTTTTTACGAAAGTCCCTGTATTCAGTTCTGCTTACAACGCATTCCCCTCTTTGCGAATTCATCTCACCGAAAAATCCTACCAGAAAAAGGCTCGAATTCTCTCGACGATCTACGCATCTGAGACTCGCCGATTTGCCCACCTCCTGCCAGCGACAAGTTCGGAAGGATTCGTACAAGTTGATCTCAAAGAAGTTGAAGCTCTCTACTCCTTTTTTTGCTATGGAAAGAAACCAAAACTTTCTGATTTAAATGTCTTCAGGTGGTATTGGTCCTACATGAAGGATGGATCTTTGGCACAAATGCAACGCCCCTTCTAA
- a CDS encoding 6-phosphogluconolactonase, with protein sequence MPMEIIVGKGLQDWVERADSWCLRAYTLDECRSFYLPAGNTPVPLYRNWEKLRPSFLRECNLLQIDEVLTGQKKGVFSRFFQTELPSLSNAVVPPNSEFFQADAAVLGLGKNGHLGFHEPGLPDSVFLACVSLEEITCLNLGLEHESWGLTYGLGAFLRCRRVLMMVRGEEKREILEAILRQDNSTPAAQLLRLHPEVTVLCDDLSRP encoded by the coding sequence GTGCCTATGGAAATAATTGTCGGCAAGGGATTGCAAGATTGGGTCGAGCGAGCAGATAGCTGGTGTCTGAGAGCCTATACTTTAGATGAGTGTCGTTCCTTCTACCTTCCAGCAGGAAATACGCCAGTTCCCCTTTATCGCAATTGGGAAAAATTGCGGCCCTCCTTTCTTCGTGAGTGCAATCTCTTGCAAATTGACGAGGTTCTTACTGGGCAGAAGAAAGGCGTATTCAGTCGTTTTTTTCAGACTGAACTTCCAAGTTTGAGCAATGCAGTTGTCCCACCGAATAGTGAATTCTTTCAAGCAGATGCGGCTGTTTTGGGACTGGGGAAGAACGGTCATTTGGGTTTTCATGAGCCTGGATTGCCAGATTCAGTTTTTCTGGCTTGCGTGTCATTGGAAGAGATCACTTGTTTGAATTTGGGTCTTGAGCATGAGTCTTGGGGACTCACCTATGGTCTAGGAGCATTTCTTCGTTGCAGGAGAGTACTTATGATGGTCCGAGGCGAAGAAAAAAGAGAAATTTTAGAAGCAATTCTGAGACAGGATAATTCAACTCCCGCAGCTCAATTGCTTCGGCTGCATCCCGAGGTGACGGTTCTTTGTGATGACCTATCACGTCCATGA
- a CDS encoding DUF1704 domain-containing protein, whose product MKKLSDAIVQAQQPIRILEAIKWPIEVEKFIVESDFKDLPRIGREEYLARPLGYDPEKKIIEFEDIMKAIQNDLGPEDPLGNHMQLACKEYQTVIQMLLARGTKQFYHCSRQLYGSPKETFIDGETTIREVATLMYEILSGIDDKQLGRQYEKNISAVDTVAILNERFQAYFKDDPVRALLSDGILADAAAGSDYIKIKTDAFFSLKDIQVLEVHEGWVHVGTTLNGLKQHLCTHLAKGPPRTTATQEGLAVLLELFTFSSYPTRARAINDRVLAIDKAEDGADALELIEFFRTEGYSESEALKNCQRTLRGGDLKGGAPFTKDISYVRGFVENYNFIRTAMKAGRVELIPYLFTGKLNVVDVPLLYAKHKEGLVDAPLYLPPQFSDLNGISVWMSFSNAFNKINMEKVQNYFSKILN is encoded by the coding sequence TTGAAAAAGCTCTCTGACGCGATCGTGCAAGCTCAGCAACCCATCCGCATTCTGGAGGCCATTAAATGGCCGATAGAAGTCGAAAAATTTATTGTTGAATCAGACTTTAAAGATCTTCCAAGAATCGGCCGCGAGGAATACCTGGCTCGTCCGCTCGGCTACGATCCTGAAAAAAAAATTATCGAGTTTGAAGATATCATGAAAGCAATTCAGAACGATCTCGGACCTGAAGATCCTCTGGGTAACCACATGCAACTGGCCTGCAAAGAATATCAGACAGTCATTCAAATGCTGTTAGCGAGAGGAACAAAGCAATTCTATCATTGCTCACGCCAGCTTTACGGAAGTCCCAAGGAAACATTTATTGACGGTGAGACAACGATTCGCGAAGTCGCCACGCTCATGTATGAAATACTGTCTGGAATTGACGACAAACAACTGGGTCGCCAATATGAAAAGAATATTTCCGCTGTCGACACAGTGGCCATTCTTAACGAAAGATTTCAGGCCTATTTTAAAGACGATCCCGTTCGCGCTCTTCTCTCCGACGGCATTTTAGCTGATGCGGCGGCTGGGAGTGATTATATCAAAATAAAAACAGATGCCTTTTTCTCCCTGAAGGATATTCAAGTTTTAGAGGTTCATGAAGGCTGGGTACATGTTGGAACAACTCTGAATGGTCTCAAACAACACCTCTGTACGCACCTGGCCAAGGGCCCCCCTCGCACAACAGCAACCCAGGAAGGACTTGCTGTGTTGCTTGAGTTGTTCACTTTCTCTAGTTATCCGACGAGGGCCCGGGCCATCAACGATCGCGTTCTGGCCATAGATAAGGCCGAAGATGGAGCAGATGCACTTGAACTTATCGAATTTTTCAGAACCGAAGGATACAGTGAATCGGAAGCTCTCAAAAATTGCCAACGGACCCTGCGCGGTGGAGATCTAAAGGGCGGAGCTCCTTTTACGAAGGATATTTCGTACGTTCGAGGCTTTGTCGAAAATTATAATTTCATTCGCACTGCCATGAAAGCAGGGCGAGTTGAACTCATTCCCTACCTATTTACAGGAAAACTCAATGTCGTGGATGTCCCACTTCTTTATGCCAAACACAAAGAGGGATTGGTTGACGCCCCTCTCTACCTACCCCCGCAATTCTCTGATCTCAATGGGATTTCCGTATGGATGAGCTTTTCGAACGCATTCAATAAGATCAATATGGAAAAAGTTCAAAATTATTTTTCCAAAATTCTTAATTGA
- a CDS encoding ATP-grasp domain-containing protein gives MLVLWKKESGVFCLRQKVLLLGYRKNAIKAAKSLGIDVDIACLGGEPSPAHTYPLNIWQSESEEKLTEQIEDSFAPGDLGYAAILALTERSVPFAGRLRDQFGVSGMSESSANLCHFKNQMKDVARKNGIRVADHAVITPETDMDLLIEKWGWPLVIKEAGLSGSRGMKFCWNRSELVEAWHVGKLVEALVHGREMSIESLLVNGKVRFTNFTAYHRLFEMNLVPAKISKEVSEDLLDFNQRVLSAFGIQSGMTHLELFLTDGGPVFGELAVRPPGGHILSLIEKCYGFDPWKSVLQIELGKEPDLSSWSGKYAGAWIIHPGAGKLVRIQGKDVISQMPELEKLRLKVSCGQKILPRVGSGIEIGHAIFTGDTYEQVAQALDLARETLLFTVESPSG, from the coding sequence GTGCTTGTGCTGTGGAAGAAGGAAAGTGGGGTATTTTGCTTGCGTCAGAAAGTTTTGCTTCTCGGCTATAGAAAAAATGCCATAAAGGCGGCCAAGAGTCTGGGGATTGATGTGGACATTGCCTGTTTGGGAGGCGAGCCATCTCCGGCACATACCTATCCTCTCAATATTTGGCAGTCTGAATCTGAGGAAAAACTGACAGAACAGATAGAGGATTCGTTCGCGCCTGGAGATTTGGGGTATGCTGCAATCCTTGCACTCACAGAAAGATCAGTTCCATTTGCGGGAAGGCTGCGTGATCAATTTGGGGTTTCGGGAATGTCTGAGTCCTCAGCGAATTTGTGCCATTTTAAGAACCAAATGAAGGATGTGGCTCGAAAAAACGGAATTCGAGTGGCTGATCATGCGGTCATTACTCCGGAGACCGACATGGATCTTCTTATTGAGAAGTGGGGGTGGCCACTTGTCATAAAGGAAGCCGGACTATCGGGTAGTCGCGGCATGAAATTTTGTTGGAATAGATCGGAGCTAGTTGAGGCCTGGCATGTTGGCAAGCTAGTTGAGGCTTTAGTCCACGGGAGAGAGATGAGTATTGAGAGCTTACTTGTGAATGGCAAGGTGCGCTTCACAAACTTTACGGCTTACCATCGTTTGTTCGAGATGAATCTAGTTCCAGCGAAAATTTCAAAAGAAGTATCGGAAGATTTGCTGGATTTTAATCAGAGAGTTCTCAGTGCCTTTGGGATTCAATCAGGAATGACACATCTTGAGCTTTTTTTGACTGATGGAGGACCTGTGTTTGGAGAGCTTGCAGTGCGCCCACCGGGTGGTCACATCCTTTCTCTGATTGAGAAGTGCTATGGATTTGATCCTTGGAAATCAGTTTTACAGATTGAACTGGGGAAGGAACCAGATTTGTCGTCGTGGTCGGGAAAGTATGCAGGTGCCTGGATTATTCATCCCGGAGCGGGAAAATTAGTTCGTATCCAGGGGAAAGACGTTATTTCGCAAATGCCAGAATTGGAGAAGCTCAGATTGAAGGTTAGTTGTGGACAGAAGATTTTGCCGCGGGTCGGCTCGGGAATTGAAATTGGTCACGCCATTTTTACAGGTGACACCTATGAGCAAGTCGCTCAGGCGCTGGATTTAGCTAGGGAGACGCTTCTATTTACGGTTGAAAGTCCCTCGGGGTAA